A region from the Acanthopagrus latus isolate v.2019 chromosome 8, fAcaLat1.1, whole genome shotgun sequence genome encodes:
- the mterf2 gene encoding transcription termination factor 2, mitochondrial, producing the protein MLRLIATSLCLRCQRVPALPLNLRPCATLSSTENQQTVEDLYGLSVDIQKIRQLKGWVLRQSPAYTKEVAGLLNDMGASGSLVARILTDHPEAVLCLPEQMQTQRELWMSVCPNQRELVGIIEKFPASFFTSCSHHDNQRNNIAYFLSLNLNKRIVTKLMASAPQSFSRPVEQNELMVRTLQQVYQELGGEEDNMKIWLQKLLSQNPFVLLKPPEVLRQNLLFLKDKGFSTAELLRLLSKLRGFVTELSPDSMQITLSYSQDMMGCSEAELRDIILKCPAVLYYPEAILAERFKGLLSAGISMSQIMKTPTVLELTTQIVTYRIQRLRAHGYDVRTGSLQVLNGTKKDFEVSCGKLQLRRERPLFNPVAPLRADD; encoded by the coding sequence ATGTTGCGCTTGATCGCAACATCCCTGTGCCTCCGGTGCCAACGCGTCCCAGCTCTACCTTTAAACTTAAGGCCATGTGCAACCTTGAGCTCAACAGAGAACCAGCAGACGGTTGAGGATCTCTATGGTCTCTCTGTGGACATCCAGAAGATCCGGCAACTTAAAGGATGGGTCCTGCGTCAGAGCCCAGCCTACACAAAGGAGGTAGCTGGGCTCCTGAATGACATGGGAGCCTCGGGCTCCCTCGTGGCTCGGATCTTAACAGATCACCCTGAGGCGGTCCTCTGTCTCCCAGAGCAGATGCAGACCCAGAGGGAGCTGTGGATGTCCGTGTGCCCGAACCAGAGGGAGCTGGTTGGCATCATCGAGAAATTTCCGGCCTCCTTCTTCACTTCCTGCAGCCACCACGACAACCAGCGGAACAACATCGCTTACTTCCTGAGCTTAAACCTCAACAAGCGAATCGTCACCAAGCTCATGGCCAGCGCTCCACAGAGCTTCAGCCGGCCTGTGGAGCAGAACGAGCTGATGGTGCGCACCCTCCAGCAGGTCTACCAGGAGCTtgggggagaggaggacaaCATGAAGATCTGGCTTCAGAAGCTCCTGAGTCAGAACCCGTTTGTCCTCCTCAAGCCTCCCGAGGTGCTGAGACAGAACCTGCTCTTCCTGAAAGACAAAGGCTTCAGCACGGCAGagctcctccgcctcctctccaAACTCAGGGGCTTCGTGACCGAGCTGAGCCCGGACAGCATGCAGATCACCCTGTCGTACTCCCAGGACATGATGGGCTGCTCCGAGGCAGAGCTGCGGGACATCATCCTCAAGTGCCCGGCTGTGCTTTACTACCCTGAAGCTATTCTGGCCGAGCGCTTTAAGGGCCTCCTCAGCGCCGGGATCAGCATGTCTCAAATCATGAAGACTCCGACTGTTTTAGAGCTGACCACGCAGATAGTGACCTACCGCATCCAGCGGCTGAGGGCGCACGGTTATGACGTAAGGACAGGTAGCCTGCAGGTCCTGAACGGCACTAAGAAGGACTTTGAGGTGAGCTGTGGAAAACTACAGCTGCGTAGAGAGAGACCACTTTTTAACCCTGTTGCCCCTCTAAGGGCAGATGACTGA